The Novipirellula caenicola genome includes a region encoding these proteins:
- a CDS encoding ABC transporter substrate-binding protein, with protein sequence MNIKIQSLLYVGVWLLCTVGAGSASAQIVNYADSGVPDRVGLELLQEEPHDIIYLTEESGGGWVKARLLDFPGRKIPSDPKGVLQFEVIGIELKKFVTDWKNIEKIDLWETRLERETAEMIAKEDFKGAYPFLSVLIRDYPNRPGLRKLRSEFLWKDAIKRAKSGEFEATLAMLEELWRYAPEFQPTTVLGALSGVTDKLMMKLVKEGRLEHAQQMLARLEKDYGEGRLASISKWNKLFLQLAQKKQREAIAALEAKDYRAARALSRESVAVRPDIEGGKELIRKIDTIYPLVRVGVLQTATVLDPTRIDNWASRRAGRLVYRTLFEMKGAGPEGGEYDFVFGETETTPYRTQFDLVLETEKLKPPLSEIQGFTIADKIAERATRNTPEYFSPWAAAVEAIGMDGPKRVECTLRRPHVLPSCLLQIPIDGSWFGGKKGAPTGAYQRDAESDDTVRYILAAEPETPEQLREVVEIRQASASDGVSMLLQGELDVLDQLFPADAVRLSKSRDIRVKNYPLPTVHMLVPCSDHAYLAERTFRRALVYGINRADILNGELLEGLEVPGCQVVSGPFPAGIEMDDPLGYAYDKSIAPRRYEPRLAKLLMTLNANQMKAMADRKKETVPEMKPIRLAFPADNLSRVACEAIMSQWQLLDLKIELVELPVGRTYPDPGTADIVYVSAAIWEPIIDARRLLGPEGLAGSSDQLVGLGLRRIEEARDWRMVRDGLLDLHAIAHHELPVLPLWQMVDSYAYRRELTGVGNDIVSLYQNADKWQLNH encoded by the coding sequence ATGAACATCAAAATACAAAGCCTTCTCTACGTCGGCGTCTGGTTGTTGTGCACCGTCGGGGCAGGCTCGGCATCGGCGCAGATCGTCAATTACGCCGACTCGGGAGTCCCTGATCGCGTTGGCTTGGAACTGCTGCAAGAAGAACCGCACGACATCATCTATCTCACCGAGGAATCGGGAGGCGGTTGGGTCAAGGCTCGCTTGTTGGATTTCCCAGGGCGGAAAATTCCGAGTGACCCCAAGGGCGTGCTGCAGTTCGAGGTGATCGGGATCGAATTGAAAAAATTCGTGACCGATTGGAAGAATATCGAGAAGATCGATCTCTGGGAAACTCGGTTGGAACGTGAGACCGCCGAGATGATTGCCAAAGAAGATTTCAAGGGAGCTTACCCCTTCCTGTCGGTCTTGATTCGCGACTATCCCAATCGGCCTGGACTGCGGAAATTACGCAGCGAGTTTTTGTGGAAGGACGCGATCAAACGCGCCAAGTCGGGCGAATTCGAAGCCACGTTGGCGATGCTGGAAGAACTGTGGCGGTACGCGCCCGAGTTTCAGCCCACGACGGTCTTAGGTGCCCTCAGCGGTGTCACCGACAAATTGATGATGAAGCTAGTCAAGGAAGGCAGGCTCGAACATGCTCAGCAGATGCTCGCGCGTTTGGAAAAGGATTACGGCGAGGGTCGCTTGGCATCGATTTCAAAATGGAACAAGCTTTTTCTTCAATTGGCTCAGAAGAAACAACGAGAAGCGATCGCTGCACTCGAGGCCAAGGACTATCGCGCCGCTCGGGCGTTGTCGCGTGAAAGCGTTGCCGTGCGACCGGACATCGAGGGCGGCAAAGAGCTGATCCGTAAAATCGACACGATCTATCCTCTGGTGCGAGTCGGCGTTTTGCAAACCGCCACGGTGCTGGATCCAACACGTATTGATAATTGGGCGTCACGTCGCGCCGGACGCTTGGTCTATCGCACGCTATTCGAGATGAAAGGCGCCGGTCCCGAAGGGGGCGAGTACGATTTTGTCTTTGGCGAAACCGAAACGACTCCGTACCGAACCCAATTCGATCTGGTGTTGGAAACGGAAAAATTGAAGCCGCCGTTGAGTGAAATTCAAGGTTTCACCATTGCGGACAAAATTGCTGAACGCGCGACTCGCAATACACCCGAGTATTTTTCGCCTTGGGCTGCGGCGGTCGAAGCGATCGGGATGGACGGCCCCAAGCGAGTCGAATGCACGCTGCGTCGACCGCATGTGTTGCCTTCGTGTTTGTTGCAGATCCCCATTGATGGAAGCTGGTTTGGAGGCAAAAAAGGAGCTCCCACCGGTGCTTACCAACGTGATGCTGAAAGCGACGATACGGTGCGGTATATCCTGGCGGCCGAACCGGAGACACCCGAACAGCTTCGCGAGGTGGTCGAGATAAGACAAGCTTCGGCTAGCGACGGCGTCAGCATGTTGCTGCAGGGCGAGTTGGATGTGCTAGACCAACTGTTCCCTGCCGATGCGGTTCGGCTTAGTAAAAGTCGTGACATTCGTGTCAAGAATTATCCGCTGCCGACGGTGCATATGTTGGTCCCGTGTTCGGATCACGCTTATTTGGCCGAGCGAACGTTTCGACGCGCGTTGGTGTATGGCATCAACCGCGCCGACATTCTTAACGGCGAATTGCTCGAAGGACTCGAGGTGCCGGGATGCCAAGTCGTATCGGGTCCGTTCCCGGCTGGGATCGAGATGGATGACCCGTTGGGCTATGCCTATGACAAAAGCATTGCACCGCGTCGCTATGAACCTCGGTTGGCAAAGCTGTTAATGACGCTCAACGCCAATCAGATGAAAGCGATGGCCGACCGCAAAAAAGAGACGGTGCCCGAGATGAAACCGATCCGGTTAGCATTTCCAGCGGACAATTTGTCGCGCGTGGCATGTGAAGCCATCATGAGCCAGTGGCAATTGCTGGATTTGAAAATTGAGTTGGTCGAGCTCCCCGTGGGGCGAACGTACCCGGACCCAGGAACCGCCGATATTGTGTATGTCTCCGCCGCGATCTGGGAACCGATCATCGACGCGCGTCGCTTGCTCGGTCCCGAAGGGTTGGCCGGAAGCAGCGACCAATTGGTTGGTTTAGGACTGCGGCGAATCGAAGAGGCCCGGGATTGGAGGATGGTGCGTGATGGATTGCTCGATTTGCATGCGATCGCCCACCATGAATTGCCGGTGTTGCCGTTGTGGCAAATGGTCGATTCGTATGCCTATCGGCGTGAATTGACCGGCGTCGGAAACGATATCGTCTCGCTCTACCAGAATGCGGATAAATGGCAATTGAATCACTGA
- a CDS encoding cold shock domain-containing protein, translating to MGRHDDEEIKRPYRIQKRRLGTIRFVSPDGEFGFIDAEDFRDDVFFHRSVFDGTIEGAPPRGPYDREVLPYEYMWVEYELDDEYYDKENRLRAKRVRRSNRPEGKKLSGRDAPHLIVKHHPNARKKRPSWRGKDES from the coding sequence ATGGGGCGACACGACGACGAGGAAATTAAACGTCCCTATCGGATCCAAAAACGGCGACTCGGCACGATTCGTTTCGTCAGCCCCGATGGCGAATTTGGTTTTATCGATGCCGAAGATTTTCGCGATGATGTCTTCTTTCATCGATCCGTCTTTGATGGCACCATCGAAGGGGCGCCGCCACGCGGTCCCTACGATCGCGAAGTGCTTCCGTACGAGTACATGTGGGTCGAGTACGAGTTAGACGACGAGTATTACGACAAAGAAAATCGCTTGCGAGCAAAACGGGTCCGTCGCAGCAATCGCCCCGAAGGCAAGAAGTTATCGGGACGTGACGCCCCCCATTTGATTGTCAAACATCATCCCAACGCTCGCAAAAAACGCCCTTCATGGCGTGGCAAAGACGAATCGTAA